In the genome of Prosthecobacter algae, one region contains:
- a CDS encoding CPBP family glutamic-type intramembrane protease, translating into MQAANASPPSALPKLLLYLGAVMLGGALLAPVLFDLGQWAKGWLTDNPTRLGNWLLSEIQRAHFSRYFNRAVLLCAIVFIIPFLRWVRLDRQLLPTWQPVGRGVAQWALGFVLAAGLLLALGFIFLKMGAYQLRPRPDWFKFGEPLTAALGAGIVEEFFFRGLLLGLLLRTMSARGALLAGTFIFAIVHFMKPPEGWQIEDAEVTWASGFLVLRQIAAGFGDVDFLLAEFATLFAVGWVLAQARMKTSALWLGIGLHGGWVFGLKYFSALTRSQPGWLPWIGSNLKIGLLPLLVVLLTGWLALRCLRTNHLQQAPQEGT; encoded by the coding sequence ATGCAAGCTGCCAACGCCAGCCCCCCCTCTGCCCTGCCCAAGCTTCTGCTCTATTTGGGCGCCGTCATGCTGGGCGGTGCTCTGCTAGCGCCCGTGCTGTTTGACCTCGGGCAATGGGCCAAAGGTTGGCTGACTGACAACCCAACCAGATTAGGCAACTGGTTGCTCTCAGAAATCCAGCGCGCGCACTTTTCCCGTTACTTTAACCGGGCGGTGCTCCTCTGCGCCATCGTTTTCATCATTCCCTTCCTACGCTGGGTGCGGCTGGACCGCCAGCTGCTGCCCACCTGGCAGCCCGTGGGCCGGGGCGTGGCGCAGTGGGCTCTGGGGTTTGTTCTGGCAGCTGGCCTGCTCTTGGCCCTAGGTTTCATCTTCTTGAAAATGGGTGCCTACCAGCTCCGGCCCAGGCCCGATTGGTTCAAGTTTGGCGAGCCCCTCACCGCCGCCCTCGGCGCAGGGATCGTGGAGGAGTTTTTCTTTCGCGGTCTCCTCCTGGGCCTGCTGCTTCGCACCATGAGCGCACGGGGTGCCTTGCTCGCAGGGACCTTCATCTTTGCCATCGTCCACTTCATGAAACCACCCGAGGGCTGGCAGATTGAGGATGCCGAGGTCACCTGGGCCAGCGGTTTCCTCGTCCTGCGGCAGATCGCCGCCGGCTTTGGCGATGTGGACTTCCTCCTGGCCGAATTCGCCACCCTTTTTGCCGTCGGCTGGGTGCTCGCTCAGGCGCGCATGAAAACCAGCGCCCTCTGGCTGGGCATCGGCCTTCATGGCGGCTGGGTCTTCGGGCTGAAATACTTCAGCGCCCTCACCCGCAGCCAGCCCGGCTGGCTCCCCTGGATCGGCAGCAACCTCAAAATCGGCCTCCTCCCCCTCCTCGTCGTCCTGCTCACTGGCTGGCTGGCCTTGCGCTGTCTGCGCACAAATCATTTGCAGCAAGCCCCCCAAGAGGGAACATAA
- a CDS encoding tyrosine-type recombinase/integrase codes for MPIRKRKLPSGKIVYQLDLGMVDGKRVQKNYPTGLAAKTAQEDHENAAERHGTSLTHLTSAEITEVLLVRSKLKDAGATLTEAAEFFLKHGVTKESISFGAMVQRFLNDKYEHSTPRYHRQLKVSLGALKNELESRPANEIRGQDIERWLKRNKWAPKTWVNYLGDASALFSWGIKKGYLSLNPCAEVAKPKLGDGEIGTLTVEQCELLLRAAVKDPQVIGFVVLGLYAGLRPAEIARLDWSAVDLEAATVVVAGSQAKTRRRRIVDLSENAVAWLKASGLKLEGKITGKWWDGRWRVFRSKLGWDAGNSGDGLSRNERKKARKDPEPAPFGRWPHNALRHTYASMHYAMHQNEAQLQTQMGHESAAMLHRHYRALKTKTDASKFWALKP; via the coding sequence ATGCCCATTCGAAAGAGAAAGCTTCCTAGCGGAAAAATCGTCTACCAGCTCGACCTGGGGATGGTCGATGGGAAGCGAGTCCAGAAAAACTATCCGACCGGACTGGCGGCAAAAACAGCGCAGGAAGATCATGAGAATGCCGCCGAAAGGCACGGCACCTCGCTGACTCATCTGACCTCAGCCGAAATCACGGAAGTGCTGCTGGTAAGATCCAAGCTCAAGGATGCCGGGGCAACTTTGACTGAAGCTGCTGAGTTTTTCCTGAAGCATGGAGTGACCAAAGAGTCGATCTCATTCGGGGCGATGGTGCAGCGATTTCTCAATGATAAGTACGAGCACTCCACGCCGAGATATCATCGGCAGCTCAAGGTGTCGCTGGGGGCTTTGAAAAATGAACTGGAGTCGAGGCCCGCGAATGAGATCCGGGGGCAGGACATCGAGAGATGGCTGAAGCGGAACAAGTGGGCACCGAAGACATGGGTGAACTATCTGGGCGATGCCTCGGCGCTTTTTTCCTGGGGAATCAAGAAGGGATACCTGTCGCTGAATCCATGTGCGGAAGTGGCAAAGCCGAAGCTCGGGGATGGCGAGATCGGCACGTTGACGGTCGAGCAATGCGAGCTGCTGCTGCGAGCGGCGGTCAAGGATCCGCAGGTGATCGGCTTTGTGGTGCTGGGCCTTTACGCGGGGCTGCGACCTGCGGAGATCGCGAGGCTGGATTGGAGCGCTGTGGATCTGGAGGCAGCGACGGTGGTGGTGGCAGGCAGCCAGGCGAAGACAAGAAGGCGGCGCATCGTGGACCTCAGTGAGAATGCAGTGGCCTGGCTGAAGGCCTCGGGACTGAAGCTGGAAGGGAAGATCACGGGCAAGTGGTGGGACGGGCGCTGGCGGGTATTCCGCAGCAAGCTGGGCTGGGATGCGGGCAACAGCGGCGATGGCTTGAGCCGGAACGAGAGGAAGAAAGCGCGAAAGGATCCTGAGCCTGCCCCCTTTGGGCGGTGGCCACACAACGCGCTGAGGCACACGTATGCCTCCATGCACTACGCGATGCACCAAAACGAAGCGCAACTGCAGACTCAGATGGGCCATGAGTCAGCAGCGATGTTGCATCGGCATTACCGGGCCTTGAAGACGAAGACGGATGCCTCCAAGTTTTGGGCGCTGAAGCCGTGA
- a CDS encoding GYF domain-containing protein yields the protein MDLVIGMITYWLSKTGESAAEGPFTDAQLLNMWHSGSATAKAMICEEGSPDWTPLIEHVEQAADFQRKEDAIKQRRQQMQNHARQQFEERKKSPGLALALSALLPFGGQIYCRAWKQIFLAVGFLAIFAFAALSSLVAAGWIVWAAMMADAVIGAKAYNKKLAAELGLVI from the coding sequence TTGGATTTAGTCATAGGGATGATTACCTATTGGCTGTCCAAGACTGGAGAAAGCGCTGCGGAGGGACCGTTCACTGACGCCCAGCTCCTGAACATGTGGCATTCCGGTTCAGCGACCGCTAAAGCCATGATCTGTGAGGAAGGCAGTCCGGACTGGACACCGCTGATCGAACATGTGGAACAGGCGGCTGACTTTCAAAGAAAAGAGGACGCCATCAAACAGCGACGCCAGCAGATGCAGAACCATGCTCGTCAGCAATTCGAAGAGCGTAAAAAATCGCCAGGATTGGCGCTCGCATTAAGCGCCCTCCTTCCCTTTGGAGGCCAGATTTATTGTCGAGCATGGAAGCAGATCTTTTTAGCTGTGGGATTCTTGGCCATCTTTGCCTTTGCTGCCCTGAGCAGCCTTGTGGCAGCAGGATGGATCGTATGGGCCGCAATGATGGCTGATGCAGTGATCGGGGCGAAGGCTTACAATAAGAAGCTGGCGGCCGAGCTGGGTTTAGTGATATGA
- a CDS encoding ribbon-helix-helix protein, CopG family translates to MARPKSTEGGEPVSIRISDRLMDEVRAAADQLDKSLHETMREALRIGLADLKRINYDISGAVLDAISKPVPLAVNQGEGTPIVKAAHLFGHTTPASSSKAAEQHATGTDGEAKSKKVTYRSGRKK, encoded by the coding sequence ATGGCACGCCCCAAAAGCACCGAAGGAGGTGAACCCGTTTCAATACGCATCAGTGATAGGCTCATGGACGAAGTCAGAGCTGCTGCTGATCAACTCGATAAAAGCCTGCATGAGACCATGCGTGAAGCTCTTCGGATCGGCTTAGCCGATCTCAAAAGAATCAACTATGACATCAGCGGCGCTGTCCTTGATGCAATTTCAAAGCCCGTCCCCCTAGCCGTGAACCAGGGGGAGGGCACCCCGATTGTGAAAGCTGCTCATTTGTTCGGGCACACCACGCCCGCGTCTTCCTCGAAAGCGGCGGAGCAGCATGCGACAGGAACCGATGGCGAGGCGAAATCGAAGAAAGTCACTTATCGCTCTGGCAGGAAGAAGTAG
- a CDS encoding Bro-N domain-containing protein — MTLKIFDFNSQAVRVVERGAEPWFVAADVCRILEISNPSEAIKALDDDEKMTLDNTEGHSGKRGGAQCFNIISESGLYALIFKSRKAEAKSFRKWVTAEVLPSLRKRGEYIAAEGMGGVPDRAGTLPVLRYIEEVGKNWPIERQIEFGFLVRRYSKAMGCVFQVEEVDTYGRCFVFPREILDTLRLKFGRLKQLPDSDAVEMERLLEMIQKSGASGEVLDAQFVRDMAQMNGYFPQIFRKDTSIASHRSAFGKLAEKFNGRIFPSGYQLISRGGAVRKYQINKVDEMALV; from the coding sequence ATGACGCTTAAAATATTCGACTTTAACTCCCAGGCTGTGCGTGTGGTGGAAAGGGGCGCGGAGCCTTGGTTTGTGGCGGCGGACGTCTGCCGAATTTTGGAGATCTCCAACCCTAGCGAAGCAATCAAGGCGCTGGATGATGACGAAAAGATGACCCTAGATAATACTGAGGGTCATTCAGGGAAACGCGGTGGGGCTCAGTGCTTCAACATCATTTCCGAATCAGGCCTCTACGCTCTGATCTTCAAGAGTCGGAAGGCTGAGGCTAAGAGCTTCCGCAAATGGGTTACCGCTGAGGTGCTGCCGAGTCTGCGCAAGAGGGGCGAGTACATCGCGGCTGAAGGGATGGGGGGCGTGCCGGACCGAGCTGGGACCCTTCCCGTCCTACGCTACATTGAAGAGGTGGGTAAAAATTGGCCCATCGAAAGACAGATCGAATTTGGCTTTTTGGTTCGTCGCTACTCCAAAGCCATGGGCTGTGTGTTCCAGGTGGAAGAGGTGGATACGTATGGCCGCTGCTTTGTTTTCCCCAGGGAAATTCTCGACACTTTGCGGCTGAAGTTTGGGAGGCTGAAACAGCTTCCAGACAGTGATGCCGTCGAGATGGAGCGCCTGCTCGAAATGATCCAAAAAAGCGGTGCAAGCGGTGAAGTGCTGGACGCCCAATTTGTCCGGGACATGGCCCAGATGAACGGGTACTTCCCGCAGATTTTCAGGAAGGACACAAGCATTGCGAGCCATCGAAGCGCCTTCGGGAAGCTGGCCGAGAAGTTCAACGGACGAATCTTCCCAAGTGGTTACCAGCTCATCAGCCGGGGCGGAGCGGTGAGGAAGTACCAGATCAACAAGGTCGATGAGATGGCTCTCGTGTGA
- a CDS encoding DUF7673 family protein, translating to MSSTLEAPKPETVEAFLDFFGTLRNQQQQQRVLAQNAPAALERLVEVCAQKTGQGYTLRNLLYSLWNGQKTSLLEIVSLDWPLRQDLMIVLTAFGFEGGRDTFFYDQVSDAFKAAGLFDWFTDAHRKEPSL from the coding sequence ATGAGCTCAACACTTGAGGCACCGAAGCCTGAAACCGTGGAGGCCTTCCTGGATTTTTTCGGGACGCTGCGGAATCAGCAGCAACAACAGCGGGTGTTGGCGCAGAATGCGCCTGCAGCGCTGGAACGGCTGGTGGAGGTCTGTGCGCAAAAGACGGGCCAGGGCTACACGCTGCGTAATCTGCTGTATTCTCTATGGAATGGCCAGAAGACGAGTCTCCTGGAGATCGTGTCGCTGGACTGGCCTCTGCGTCAGGATCTGATGATCGTGCTGACGGCCTTCGGTTTTGAGGGCGGGCGAGACACGTTTTTTTACGATCAGGTTTCCGACGCCTTCAAGGCAGCCGGGCTGTTCGATTGGTTCACCGATGCACATAGAAAGGAGCCTTCGCTGTGA
- a CDS encoding ParB/RepB/Spo0J family partition protein: protein MIAQTEPMNQGEEAPQIQYLEYVELHASPTNPRKHFDEGPMQELSENIHEHGVRMPLLARPSKDKPGSYEIVAGERRFRATGLALERLAKEEDEDRYAKLFKLPVIVQDLDDTTVLELQLIENLQRQDLTAMEEARGYQRLLDLPGGEYTPQKIAQKISKSVDTVLLKLKMLKAPEVLQKALEEGKVSERHLVLVASVPTEKFRKECAAKVLGGVWNWQEQADRPWSVRETADYISQNYRMSLKGVLWSLDDQTLVPAAGACSQCPHFAKKAAEQDQELASSLGNGRGQTDPMTCLHPECWRKKQDATLKVMKAAEKGGEVKVMKPADQEKVISDSGQIQPGAKMVKLDDKLPYEILGHYNDAKAPTWREVIGPVPPAGTVQIANTKHAGLVELIDKKTAIEAAKGGKHAPIFARVMLNGKKEKTEAEVKQREKELFAQKVEQRERFVLFDHLAEVAAEKGGTMEAALVTFDIVLLDSGMDGCRFMAEWLKLEVQAPKKESLNQQHYREAVLKHVIERDTSKHEVETLIMLAAIAKWVKITGIGSGLVKAVYSHYGFDEKTIHALAKSQIEAELAAKAAKKKPKLKSKGRDLEPAAATEKANAKVATAEIIKQGDKERKKAPSRKVGVGMFGRGPHGNVTGNIEGFAAEEKPKVSPPQHLEQVREWKVKNPDKPAPLVAEALGITYDEALACCDYLVDEKFDGIAATKIENWTVEQKAKALNAGTHDLAALIGVKPNRKEKEALRAWDAERYRVRTAAAKLK, encoded by the coding sequence ATGATCGCCCAAACTGAACCGATGAATCAGGGGGAGGAAGCTCCCCAAATCCAGTACCTCGAATACGTGGAGCTGCACGCCAGCCCCACCAATCCGCGCAAGCACTTTGATGAAGGGCCAATGCAGGAGCTGAGTGAAAACATTCATGAGCACGGCGTGCGCATGCCGCTGCTGGCCAGGCCAAGCAAAGACAAGCCGGGGAGCTATGAGATCGTCGCTGGGGAGCGGCGCTTTCGTGCCACGGGCCTGGCACTGGAGAGGCTCGCTAAAGAGGAAGATGAAGACCGCTATGCCAAGCTCTTCAAGCTGCCTGTGATCGTCCAGGATCTGGACGACACCACCGTCCTGGAGCTGCAACTGATCGAGAATCTACAGCGGCAGGATCTGACAGCCATGGAAGAGGCCCGAGGCTACCAGCGACTGCTGGACCTGCCTGGTGGCGAGTACACGCCGCAGAAGATCGCCCAGAAAATCAGCAAGAGCGTGGATACCGTGCTGCTGAAGCTGAAGATGCTGAAAGCCCCGGAGGTGCTTCAAAAAGCCCTGGAGGAAGGCAAGGTTTCTGAGAGACATCTGGTGCTGGTCGCCTCGGTCCCGACTGAGAAGTTCCGCAAAGAATGCGCGGCCAAGGTTCTGGGTGGTGTTTGGAACTGGCAGGAGCAAGCCGACAGGCCGTGGAGCGTCCGGGAAACAGCGGACTACATCTCGCAGAATTACCGCATGTCTCTCAAGGGGGTGCTTTGGAGCCTCGACGACCAGACGTTGGTGCCAGCGGCGGGGGCCTGCAGCCAGTGCCCGCACTTTGCCAAAAAGGCGGCGGAGCAAGATCAGGAACTGGCGAGCAGCCTGGGCAACGGGCGCGGCCAGACGGACCCCATGACCTGCCTGCACCCTGAGTGCTGGCGCAAAAAACAGGATGCGACCCTGAAGGTGATGAAGGCAGCCGAGAAAGGTGGCGAGGTGAAGGTGATGAAGCCTGCCGACCAAGAGAAGGTGATCAGCGACAGCGGCCAGATTCAACCAGGCGCGAAGATGGTGAAGCTGGATGACAAGCTGCCCTACGAGATCCTGGGCCACTACAATGATGCGAAGGCCCCGACCTGGCGCGAAGTCATCGGACCTGTGCCCCCAGCGGGCACGGTGCAGATCGCCAATACCAAGCATGCAGGCCTGGTCGAACTCATCGACAAGAAAACGGCCATCGAGGCAGCCAAGGGCGGCAAGCACGCCCCCATCTTTGCCCGAGTGATGCTGAACGGGAAGAAAGAGAAGACGGAAGCCGAGGTCAAGCAGCGGGAGAAAGAGCTGTTCGCCCAAAAGGTCGAGCAACGGGAGCGATTCGTCCTCTTTGATCACCTAGCCGAAGTGGCTGCGGAAAAGGGTGGGACGATGGAAGCGGCCCTGGTGACCTTCGACATCGTGCTGCTGGACTCTGGCATGGACGGCTGCCGATTCATGGCGGAGTGGCTGAAGCTGGAGGTCCAAGCGCCGAAGAAAGAGAGCCTCAACCAGCAGCACTACCGGGAAGCGGTGCTGAAGCATGTGATCGAGCGCGACACCTCAAAGCATGAGGTCGAGACTCTGATCATGCTGGCCGCCATTGCCAAGTGGGTGAAGATCACGGGCATCGGCAGCGGCCTGGTGAAGGCCGTCTACAGCCACTACGGCTTCGATGAGAAAACGATCCATGCCCTGGCAAAGTCGCAGATCGAGGCGGAGCTGGCTGCGAAGGCCGCGAAGAAAAAGCCGAAGCTGAAGAGCAAAGGCCGAGATCTGGAGCCTGCCGCGGCGACCGAGAAGGCGAATGCCAAGGTGGCGACGGCGGAGATCATCAAGCAAGGTGACAAGGAGCGGAAGAAAGCGCCGAGCCGGAAGGTGGGGGTGGGTATGTTTGGCCGGGGGCCGCACGGCAACGTGACTGGCAATATTGAAGGTTTTGCGGCGGAGGAAAAGCCGAAGGTATCCCCTCCCCAGCACCTAGAGCAGGTGAGAGAGTGGAAGGTGAAGAATCCCGACAAGCCAGCCCCGCTTGTGGCTGAGGCCTTGGGTATTACCTATGACGAGGCTTTGGCCTGCTGTGACTACCTGGTCGATGAGAAATTCGACGGCATCGCAGCGACGAAGATTGAGAACTGGACCGTCGAGCAGAAGGCCAAGGCCCTGAATGCGGGCACACATGATCTGGCGGCGCTGATCGGCGTGAAGCCTAACCGAAAGGAGAAGGAGGCGCTGAGAGCTTGGGATGCAGAGAGGTATCGAGTCCGAACCGCAGCCGCGAAGCTGAAATGA
- a CDS encoding 3'-5' exonuclease, which yields MNVMIDLETFGNKPGAVIVALGAVKFGPEGLGEKFYTRIDPESCVALGMTLDASTVQWWLGQSEEARLEIKKPGRSVDEALKNFSFWLGDDRALMWGNGAAFDNVILAAAYQKAGIPLPWKFWNDRCYRTVKALRPDVPLIKQGVAHHALDDACSQAVHLQEILWPSV from the coding sequence ATGAATGTGATGATTGATTTGGAGACTTTTGGGAACAAGCCAGGCGCGGTTATCGTGGCTCTGGGTGCTGTTAAATTTGGGCCTGAGGGTCTGGGTGAGAAGTTCTACACCCGCATCGATCCTGAGAGCTGTGTGGCCTTGGGAATGACGCTGGATGCATCCACGGTGCAGTGGTGGCTGGGTCAAAGCGAAGAGGCGCGGCTTGAAATCAAAAAGCCGGGCAGGTCTGTGGATGAAGCCTTGAAAAACTTCTCCTTTTGGCTTGGAGATGACAGGGCTCTGATGTGGGGCAATGGGGCTGCCTTTGATAATGTGATTTTGGCAGCGGCTTATCAAAAGGCAGGCATTCCATTGCCCTGGAAGTTCTGGAATGATCGGTGCTATCGCACGGTGAAAGCCCTGCGACCGGATGTGCCTCTCATCAAACAGGGGGTGGCGCATCATGCCCTGGATGATGCGTGCAGCCAGGCTGTGCACCTGCAGGAGATCTTGTGGCCATCGGTCTAA
- a CDS encoding DUF3850 domain-containing protein has product MNTHTLKTDPELFDAVEAGLKTFEIRFDDRGYQVGDILRLRRTKYSAAEMKTGKELAYDGREVLASVTKIVSGTEYGLHEGWVVMAIKEVIPETRSESFLIRKMLEMLDYTLADKDCGELILEVNFRGAEYYEENEEEGFTETYLGDMETMVSEEFSTTTEHLRYGSEPITRDDLRELRRRIAAAPENSGQE; this is encoded by the coding sequence ATGAATACACATACACTAAAGACGGATCCTGAACTCTTTGATGCCGTAGAGGCTGGATTGAAAACTTTTGAAATCCGTTTTGATGATCGCGGATATCAGGTGGGTGACATCCTGAGGCTGAGGCGCACCAAGTACAGTGCTGCTGAAATGAAGACAGGGAAGGAGCTGGCTTATGATGGTCGCGAAGTGCTGGCCTCCGTGACAAAAATCGTCAGTGGCACAGAGTATGGCCTGCATGAGGGGTGGGTGGTGATGGCCATCAAAGAAGTGATCCCTGAGACCCGCAGTGAATCCTTTCTAATCCGGAAGATGCTGGAAATGCTGGACTACACCCTCGCTGATAAAGACTGTGGTGAATTGATCTTGGAAGTGAACTTCAGGGGCGCTGAGTACTATGAGGAGAATGAAGAAGAAGGCTTCACGGAGACCTATCTCGGAGACATGGAGACAATGGTCTCGGAAGAGTTTAGCACGACGACAGAGCATTTGCGCTACGGCTCTGAGCCGATCACTCGCGATGATCTGCGAGAACTGAGGCGCCGGATTGCGGCTGCACCTGAAAACAGCGGTCAGGAGTGA